The Neobacillus sp. OS1-2 genome includes a window with the following:
- a CDS encoding VWA domain-containing protein, whose amino-acid sequence MYTGKIRQILLITDGCSNQGEDPIAMAALAKEQGITVNVIGVIEKDVIDEKGMTEIDGIAMSGGGVSQIVYAEALSQTVQMVTRKAMNQTIQGVVNSQLQQILGRSQTMEDLPPDKRGEVMEVVDELGETVELEVLILVDTSASMKQKLPTVKEALLDLSLSLNARTGENQFSVYVFPGKKNDVEKLLDWTPKLQVLTSVFSQLSTGGITPTGPALRTALTAFNQKQSLRSLLSRDDESYFEESM is encoded by the coding sequence ATGTATACAGGGAAGATCCGGCAAATATTATTGATTACCGATGGTTGCTCGAACCAAGGAGAAGATCCGATTGCCATGGCGGCACTCGCGAAGGAACAAGGAATAACTGTGAATGTAATCGGTGTCATCGAAAAGGATGTGATTGATGAAAAGGGAATGACTGAAATTGATGGCATTGCGATGTCAGGCGGTGGTGTCAGTCAGATTGTTTATGCTGAAGCACTTTCTCAAACCGTGCAAATGGTCACCCGTAAAGCGATGAACCAAACCATCCAAGGTGTGGTGAATTCCCAATTACAACAAATATTAGGTCGCTCGCAAACGATGGAGGACTTGCCGCCAGATAAACGCGGCGAGGTTATGGAGGTTGTTGATGAATTAGGAGAAACTGTCGAATTGGAAGTGTTGATTCTTGTCGATACAAGCGCAAGCATGAAACAAAAGCTGCCAACCGTAAAAGAGGCACTTCTCGACCTGTCCCTAAGCCTGAATGCTCGAACAGGTGAAAATCAATTTTCCGTTTATGTATTTCCCGGGAAAAAGAATGATGTCGAAAAATTGCTGGATTGGACACCGAAGCTGCAAGTTTTGACGAGTGTATTTTCCCAACTGTCAACAGGAGGGATTACACCGACTGGCCCGGCATTACGGACGGCGTTAACCGCCTTCAATCAAAAACAATCACTAAGGAGCCTGCTTTCACGTGATGATGAATCATACTTTGAAGAATCAATGTAA
- a CDS encoding serine/threonine-protein kinase, translating into MMNHTLKNQCKVSPGTIISGKWHSQNYTIIKELGFGANGVVYLAKHKDTRVALKMSDNGMSITSEVNVLKSFAKVQGPGALGPSLLDVDDWLSPRGRVSFYVMEYIQGPDFLTFLQEKGKSWTSVLFLQLLNDLDQLHENGWVFGDLKPENLIVTGPPPKIRCIDVGGTTIQGRAIKEFTEFYDRGYWGLGSRKAEPSYDLFAVAMIMINTAYPKRLTKTTGGISQLREAVRQKPELLKFETVIVKALQGHYKSAKQMRADLFDSLVEQKAPAPPLRTPAAARHTSAQTLRNTTKGGQAPSRRAYRRKKKKSGWLEFLFIVVVLGILYAWYTFNNLP; encoded by the coding sequence ATGATGAATCATACTTTGAAGAATCAATGTAAGGTAAGTCCGGGAACCATCATTTCTGGGAAATGGCATTCACAAAACTATACCATTATAAAAGAGTTAGGATTTGGTGCAAACGGGGTGGTCTACCTTGCAAAACACAAAGACACACGTGTAGCCTTAAAAATGAGTGATAACGGTATGTCCATCACCTCTGAGGTGAATGTGTTGAAATCCTTTGCAAAGGTCCAGGGGCCCGGAGCCCTCGGGCCTTCTTTACTTGATGTTGATGATTGGTTATCACCTCGCGGCCGAGTATCCTTTTACGTCATGGAATATATCCAAGGCCCTGACTTCCTCACCTTTTTGCAGGAGAAAGGGAAATCGTGGACAAGTGTGTTATTTTTGCAGCTGCTTAATGATTTGGATCAGCTTCATGAAAATGGCTGGGTATTTGGTGATTTAAAACCAGAAAATCTAATTGTTACCGGACCGCCCCCGAAAATAAGATGTATAGATGTGGGCGGCACAACTATTCAAGGTAGAGCAATTAAGGAATTCACGGAGTTTTATGACCGGGGTTATTGGGGGTTAGGATCTAGAAAAGCAGAGCCATCCTATGATTTATTTGCCGTTGCGATGATCATGATTAACACTGCCTATCCAAAACGATTGACTAAAACAACTGGGGGTATTTCTCAGCTCCGAGAGGCAGTAAGGCAAAAGCCGGAATTATTGAAGTTTGAAACCGTAATCGTAAAAGCGTTGCAAGGGCATTACAAAAGTGCTAAGCAAATGCGGGCTGATTTATTTGACAGTCTAGTGGAGCAAAAGGCTCCTGCTCCCCCGTTGCGTACACCTGCAGCCGCTAGGCATACTTCAGCCCAAACACTAAGGAATACTACTAAGGGCGGTCAAGCGCCTTCAAGGCGTGCATATCGACGAAAAAAGAAAAAAAGCGGTTGGCTGGAGTTTTTATTTATAGTCGTTGTCCTGGGCATTTTATATGCATGGTATACATTTAATAATTTACCTTAA
- the tilS gene encoding tRNA lysidine(34) synthetase TilS yields MLESKVEAFLNRHSFKLENKKVIVGVSGGPDSLALLHYLLKEKEKGNLSIVVAHVDHMFRGEESYQDAMFVKSFCELHGVPFEMARIDVTKIMKATGKSSQIAAREVRYDFYFKMMEKYEYPYLALGHHGDDQMETILMRLTRGSTGKARAGIPFSRPFHHGTIFRPFLCVTKVELQDYCKQHQLTPRIDPSNEKGVYSRNRFRKQVLPFLKGENSHAHEQFQRFSEELQSDEAFLQELTVKRLNTVLAKKEEDHITIDIQGFLEMPLPLQRRGIQLILNYLYKEKPASLSAIHIDQVFFLMHHHEPSVKLDLPNGMKVIRSYLQLSFQFQQVTAEPYAYELNEPGMIKLPNGRSIRIDYIEGEIPAAKENIALFNADLIKWPIFIRTREKGDRMTVKGIQGTKKLKTIFIDQKVRVQDRDSWPVVTDKEGFIIWLPNLKKSSIEGIDYAAKQYIQLTYH; encoded by the coding sequence ATGTTGGAATCAAAGGTTGAGGCCTTCCTTAACCGCCACTCGTTCAAACTTGAAAACAAAAAGGTCATTGTAGGTGTCTCAGGGGGGCCTGATTCTTTAGCACTGCTTCATTACTTATTGAAGGAAAAGGAAAAAGGAAACCTGTCTATTGTTGTCGCCCATGTAGACCATATGTTTCGTGGAGAGGAATCCTACCAAGATGCCATGTTTGTAAAAAGCTTTTGTGAACTGCATGGGGTTCCTTTTGAAATGGCGCGAATTGATGTGACAAAAATCATGAAGGCAACGGGAAAGAGTTCGCAAATTGCAGCAAGAGAAGTAAGATATGATTTTTACTTTAAAATGATGGAAAAATATGAATACCCCTATTTAGCGTTGGGTCACCATGGTGATGATCAGATGGAGACCATACTTATGCGGCTAACGAGAGGCAGCACTGGGAAGGCAAGAGCCGGAATTCCGTTTTCCCGACCCTTTCATCATGGTACTATTTTCCGCCCTTTCTTATGTGTAACAAAGGTTGAGCTCCAAGATTATTGTAAACAACACCAGCTGACACCAAGGATAGACCCGAGTAATGAGAAAGGCGTTTATAGTAGGAATCGCTTTCGTAAACAAGTTCTGCCTTTTTTAAAAGGGGAAAACAGTCATGCCCATGAGCAATTTCAACGATTCAGTGAAGAACTGCAGAGTGATGAAGCGTTTTTACAGGAATTAACGGTCAAACGGCTGAATACAGTTCTGGCAAAAAAGGAAGAGGACCATATTACTATTGACATACAAGGGTTTCTTGAAATGCCTTTACCTTTACAAAGGAGAGGGATTCAACTAATATTAAACTATCTTTACAAAGAAAAGCCTGCTTCTCTTTCTGCTATACATATCGATCAAGTATTTTTCTTAATGCACCATCATGAACCATCAGTAAAACTGGATTTACCAAATGGAATGAAGGTCATTCGCTCCTATTTACAGTTATCTTTCCAATTTCAGCAAGTGACAGCAGAACCATATGCTTATGAGCTAAATGAGCCTGGGATGATTAAACTGCCAAATGGTCGAAGTATTAGAATAGACTATATAGAAGGGGAAATACCAGCTGCAAAGGAGAATATAGCCCTTTTTAATGCAGATCTTATTAAGTGGCCCATTTTTATCCGTACGAGGGAAAAAGGCGATCGAATGACAGTAAAGGGAATACAAGGGACGAAAAAGTTAAAGACTATTTTTATTGATCAAAAGGTTCGGGTACAGGATCGAGATAGTTGGCCTGTGGTTACGGATAAAGAAGGTTTTATTATTTGGCTTCCAAATTTAAAAAAATCTTCGATAGAAGGTATAGATTACGCAGCAAAACAATATATACAACTCACATATCATTAG
- the hpt gene encoding hypoxanthine phosphoribosyltransferase, producing the protein MMNQDIEKVLVSEEEIQEKIKVLAAGLTEEYKDRFPLAIGVLKGAMPFMADLLKRMDCYLEMDFMDVSSYGTGLVSSGEVKILKDLDTSVEGRDILIIEDIIDSGLTLSYLVDLFRYRKAKSIKIVTLLDKPTGRKSAIKADYVGFIVPDEFVVGYGLDYIEKYRNLPYIGVLKPEVYSNNL; encoded by the coding sequence ATGATGAATCAGGATATTGAAAAGGTGTTAGTTTCAGAAGAGGAAATTCAAGAGAAAATAAAGGTGTTAGCGGCAGGGTTAACAGAAGAGTATAAAGATCGCTTTCCGCTTGCTATTGGGGTTTTAAAAGGAGCAATGCCTTTTATGGCTGATTTATTAAAACGGATGGATTGTTATCTTGAAATGGACTTTATGGATGTTTCTAGCTATGGAACAGGTTTAGTTTCTTCTGGAGAAGTGAAAATTTTAAAGGATTTAGATACTTCTGTTGAAGGAAGGGACATATTAATAATTGAAGACATTATTGATAGTGGTTTAACCCTTAGTTACTTAGTGGATTTATTCCGTTATCGTAAAGCAAAATCAATTAAGATCGTCACTTTACTTGATAAGCCAACCGGCAGAAAAAGTGCGATCAAAGCAGATTATGTAGGATTTATTGTTCCAGATGAGTTTGTTGTCGGTTATGGGTTGGATTATATTGAAAAATATCGCAACCTTCCATATATTGGTGTGCTAAAACCGGAAGTTTATAGCAATAATCTATAA
- the ftsH gene encoding ATP-dependent zinc metalloprotease FtsH — MNRIFRNTIFYLLIFLVIIGVVSFFNGSNEPTDHISYDTFVTQLEKGEVKKFSMQPERGVFEVRGELEAKDKKFITYVPNSEKILDRIDKAADTKVEVMPAKETSGWVTFFTSIIPFVIIFILFFFLLNQAQGGGSRVMNFGKSKAKLYNDDKKKVRFRDVAGADEEKAELVEVVEFLKDPRKFAELGARIPKGVLLVGPPGTGKTLLARATAGEAGVPFFSISGSDFVEMFVGVGASRVRDLFENAKKNAPCIIFIDEIDAVGRQRGAGLGGGHDEREQTLNQLLVEMDGFGANEGIIIIAATNRADILDPALLRPGRFDRQITVDRPDVVGREAVLKVHARNKPLDESVNLKNIAMRTPGFSGADLENLLNEAALVAARSSKKKIDMEDIDEATDRVIAGPAKKSRVISEKERRIVAFHEGGHTVIGLVLDEADMVHKVTIVPRGQAGGYAVMLPREDRYFMTKPELLDKIVGLLGGRVAEEIVFGEVSTGAHNDFQRATGIARKMVTEYGMSDKLGPLQFGQPQGGQVFLGRDLHNEQNYSDAIAYEIDLEIQTIIKECYERARKILTENRDKLNLIATTLLEVETLVAEQIKYLVEHGHMPDPAVHLDAVKIGPKKSDDVKVNINTKKDEGEKKEESFLDKPSDEIDYK, encoded by the coding sequence ATGAATCGGATTTTCCGTAATACCATCTTTTATTTATTGATATTTTTAGTCATTATTGGCGTGGTTAGTTTCTTTAATGGAAGCAATGAGCCTACAGATCATATTTCATATGATACGTTTGTGACCCAATTAGAAAAAGGTGAGGTCAAAAAGTTTTCAATGCAGCCTGAACGAGGAGTCTTTGAGGTTCGCGGTGAGCTAGAAGCAAAGGATAAAAAGTTCATCACCTATGTTCCAAACAGCGAAAAGATTCTTGATCGTATTGATAAGGCAGCAGATACAAAAGTGGAGGTAATGCCAGCAAAAGAAACTAGTGGCTGGGTAACCTTCTTTACTTCGATCATTCCGTTTGTGATCATCTTTATCTTATTTTTCTTCTTATTAAACCAAGCTCAAGGCGGCGGCAGCCGTGTCATGAACTTTGGTAAATCGAAGGCGAAGCTTTATAACGATGATAAGAAAAAGGTTCGTTTTAGAGATGTAGCGGGTGCTGATGAGGAAAAGGCAGAATTAGTTGAGGTTGTTGAGTTTTTAAAAGATCCGCGTAAATTTGCTGAACTTGGGGCCCGTATTCCCAAAGGTGTTTTGCTTGTAGGACCTCCAGGGACTGGTAAAACATTGTTAGCGCGAGCAACTGCCGGTGAAGCAGGCGTACCGTTCTTCTCCATTAGTGGTTCAGATTTTGTTGAAATGTTTGTCGGGGTCGGTGCCTCCCGTGTTCGTGACTTATTTGAAAATGCTAAGAAAAATGCTCCATGTATCATTTTTATCGATGAAATTGATGCGGTTGGACGCCAGCGTGGTGCCGGTTTAGGCGGTGGACACGATGAGCGTGAGCAAACCTTGAATCAATTGCTCGTTGAAATGGATGGCTTCGGTGCAAATGAGGGAATTATTATCATTGCGGCAACAAACCGTGCTGATATTCTTGATCCTGCATTATTACGTCCGGGACGTTTTGATCGTCAAATTACCGTTGACCGCCCAGATGTAGTTGGACGTGAAGCTGTACTAAAAGTTCATGCACGCAATAAACCTTTAGATGAGTCAGTAAACTTGAAAAACATAGCAATGCGTACACCTGGTTTTTCCGGTGCAGATTTAGAAAACTTATTGAATGAAGCGGCGCTGGTAGCGGCGAGAAGCAGTAAGAAGAAAATCGATATGGAAGATATTGATGAAGCAACAGACCGTGTTATTGCCGGTCCTGCCAAGAAGAGCAGAGTTATTTCCGAGAAGGAACGCAGAATTGTTGCTTTCCACGAGGGTGGCCATACGGTGATTGGCTTAGTACTTGATGAAGCTGATATGGTTCATAAAGTTACCATCGTTCCACGTGGTCAAGCTGGTGGTTATGCGGTCATGCTTCCTAGGGAAGACCGTTATTTTATGACAAAGCCGGAATTGCTTGATAAAATTGTTGGCTTGTTAGGCGGCCGTGTTGCCGAGGAAATCGTATTTGGCGAAGTAAGTACGGGTGCACATAACGACTTCCAACGTGCTACAGGCATTGCTCGTAAAATGGTAACAGAATACGGAATGAGTGATAAGCTTGGCCCGTTACAGTTCGGTCAACCGCAAGGCGGTCAAGTTTTCTTAGGCCGTGACCTTCATAATGAGCAAAATTACTCTGATGCTATTGCCTATGAAATCGACTTGGAAATTCAAACCATTATTAAAGAATGTTACGAGAGAGCTAGAAAAATCCTTACTGAAAATCGCGATAAGTTAAATTTAATTGCGACTACACTTCTTGAGGTTGAAACGCTCGTTGCGGAACAAATCAAATATTTGGTTGAGCATGGTCATATGCCGGATCCAGCGGTTCACTTAGATGCTGTGAAGATCGGACCGAAAAAATCAGATGATGTGAAGGTAAACATCAATACCAAGAAGGATGAAGGCGAGAAAAAGGAAGAATCCTTTTTAGATAAACCTTCGGATGAGATTGATTACAAATAA
- a CDS encoding type III pantothenate kinase, translated as MIFVFDVGNTNVVLGVYQEDELKYHWRIETNRNRTEDEFGMNIKALFDHSGLSFSDIDGIIISSVVPPIMFALERMCQKYFHLKPLVVGPGIKTGLNIKYENPREVGADRIVNAVAAIHEYGSPLIIVDFGTATTYCYVNEERQYMGGAIAPGVGISTEALYSRAAKLPRIEIARPEGVIGKNTVAAMQAGIVYGYVGQVEGIVKRMTEQSGKKPTVIATGGLAPLIAKESTVIDVVDPYLTLKGLQLIYKRNMG; from the coding sequence TTGATTTTCGTATTTGATGTAGGGAATACAAATGTTGTCTTAGGTGTTTATCAGGAGGACGAACTTAAGTATCATTGGCGGATTGAAACAAATCGGAATCGTACAGAAGATGAATTTGGGATGAATATCAAAGCATTATTTGATCATTCAGGATTGTCCTTTTCAGATATTGATGGAATTATCATTTCCTCAGTTGTTCCGCCCATCATGTTTGCTTTGGAGAGAATGTGTCAAAAATACTTTCATCTTAAGCCGCTTGTTGTTGGACCAGGGATAAAAACAGGACTCAATATTAAATATGAAAATCCCAGAGAAGTGGGGGCTGACCGAATTGTTAATGCTGTTGCGGCCATCCATGAGTACGGAAGTCCTCTGATTATTGTTGATTTTGGAACAGCAACTACTTATTGTTATGTGAATGAGGAACGCCAATATATGGGGGGGGCAATTGCTCCGGGGGTTGGGATCTCCACAGAGGCACTTTATTCACGGGCGGCGAAATTACCGCGAATAGAAATTGCCCGCCCAGAAGGGGTCATCGGTAAAAATACCGTTGCTGCGATGCAAGCGGGAATTGTCTACGGATATGTGGGACAAGTGGAGGGCATTGTCAAACGGATGACGGAGCAAAGCGGGAAGAAACCAACCGTGATTGCGACAGGCGGCCTTGCCCCATTAATTGCCAAGGAATCAACCGTAATCGATGTAGTTGATCCATATTTAACATTAAAAGGTCTGCAGCTTATCTATAAGCGAAATATGGGATAA
- the hslO gene encoding Hsp33 family molecular chaperone HslO: MKDYLVKALAYDGNVRAYAVRTTETVSEAQRRHQTWRTASAALGRTMTAGLMMGAMLKGEDKLTIKINGGGPIGPIVVDSNAKGEVRGYVTNPEVDFESTENGKLDVRRAVGTDGMLAVVKDIGLRDFFSGQVPLVSGELGEDFTYYFATSEQVPSSVGVGVLVNPDDSILAAGGFIFQLMPGTPESIIEKLEERLKTIEPISVLIERGLTPEQILEELFGKEQVKVLETMEVSFQCNCSKERFANAIVGLGAAEITAMIEEDGQAEAHCHFCNEKYLFTKEELEELKKEAK; encoded by the coding sequence ATGAAGGATTATTTAGTTAAGGCACTTGCCTATGATGGAAATGTACGCGCATATGCCGTTCGCACGACTGAGACGGTTAGTGAGGCACAGCGCCGTCATCAAACATGGCGGACTGCATCGGCAGCGCTTGGCCGCACGATGACCGCAGGGCTCATGATGGGCGCGATGCTTAAAGGTGAAGATAAACTGACGATAAAAATTAATGGAGGAGGCCCGATTGGTCCCATTGTGGTTGATAGTAATGCCAAAGGTGAGGTTCGAGGGTATGTGACCAATCCTGAGGTTGACTTTGAATCGACAGAGAATGGCAAGCTTGATGTCCGCCGTGCGGTCGGTACAGACGGGATGCTTGCAGTTGTGAAGGACATCGGGTTGCGTGACTTTTTTTCCGGCCAGGTTCCACTTGTATCTGGTGAATTAGGTGAGGACTTTACCTATTATTTCGCAACATCTGAGCAGGTACCTTCTTCGGTTGGAGTTGGTGTTTTGGTTAACCCGGATGACTCCATTTTGGCTGCAGGCGGGTTTATTTTTCAATTAATGCCAGGGACGCCAGAGTCCATTATTGAAAAACTCGAAGAACGGTTAAAAACAATTGAGCCGATTTCTGTTTTAATTGAACGAGGTTTGACACCTGAGCAGATTTTAGAAGAATTATTTGGAAAAGAACAAGTAAAGGTGTTAGAAACAATGGAGGTAAGTTTCCAATGCAATTGCTCTAAAGAGCGTTTTGCAAATGCCATTGTAGGGCTAGGTGCAGCTGAAATTACCGCTATGATTGAAGAAGATGGACAGGCTGAGGCCCACTGCCATTTTTGCAATGAAAAATATCTATTTACTAAGGAAGAACTAGAGGAACTTAAAAAAGAAGCGAAATAA
- a CDS encoding peptidyl-prolyl cis-trans isomerase encodes MGKKQLWMVIAGLIMLNCLTVAFFLTRANEVGGAASNDETVATVGKKTISRQEWLNELEARYGKDVLKEMIDHKVVVEMAATYKIKVSDQDVEREFSMLQSTNNSFGSKNIQNEKKWKEQIRNTLLLEELLTKDVKVSEKELKGYYDKNKTLFNVPDAYHLSHIIVKTKKEAVKAAKELANGSSFSALAMERSIEEFSANEGGDIGYISGDDERYPRSYIETAKKLKKGAYSKPLKVKEGYALVRLEGKLKGKKYTYNDVKEQIRRQIALEQMKSPATAAPFWDEAKVEWFYGSDK; translated from the coding sequence TTGGGAAAGAAGCAGCTTTGGATGGTTATTGCAGGCCTCATTATGCTTAATTGCTTAACGGTGGCCTTTTTCCTCACCAGGGCAAATGAGGTCGGCGGTGCGGCAAGTAATGATGAGACAGTGGCAACCGTGGGGAAAAAAACTATTTCAAGACAAGAATGGCTGAATGAACTGGAAGCGAGATATGGAAAAGACGTTTTAAAGGAAATGATTGATCATAAGGTCGTGGTGGAAATGGCGGCGACTTACAAAATAAAAGTATCTGATCAAGATGTTGAGCGGGAATTTAGCATGCTGCAGTCCACTAATAATTCTTTTGGGTCTAAAAACATTCAAAATGAGAAGAAGTGGAAAGAACAAATTCGAAACACGCTCCTATTAGAAGAACTGTTAACAAAGGACGTAAAAGTTTCGGAGAAAGAATTAAAAGGCTATTATGATAAAAATAAAACCCTCTTTAATGTTCCGGATGCCTATCATTTATCACATATAATCGTGAAAACAAAGAAGGAAGCTGTAAAGGCCGCAAAAGAACTGGCAAATGGATCAAGCTTTTCCGCATTAGCAATGGAACGGTCCATTGAGGAGTTTTCCGCAAATGAAGGCGGCGATATCGGCTATATTAGCGGTGATGATGAGCGGTATCCGCGTTCCTATATAGAAACGGCTAAAAAGCTAAAGAAAGGTGCGTACAGTAAACCGCTGAAGGTTAAGGAAGGGTATGCACTTGTAAGGCTTGAAGGAAAATTGAAGGGGAAAAAATATACGTATAATGATGTGAAAGAACAAATTCGCAGGCAAATTGCCCTAGAGCAGATGAAATCGCCGGCTACTGCAGCACCCTTTTGGGATGAGGCAAAGGTGGAATGGTTTTATGGCAGTGATAAATAG
- the cysK gene encoding cysteine synthase A, protein MVRVANSVSELVGQTPIVKLNRLVDQNSADVYLKLEYFNPGSSVKDRIALAMIEAAEEKGLIKPGVDTIIEPTSGNTGIGLAMIAAAKGYKAVFVMPETMSLERRNLLKAYGAELVLTPGPEGMKGAIAKAEELVKEHGYYLPQQFENEANPEVHRRTTGREIAEQMDSLDAFVSGIGTGGTISGAGSLLREKFPEVKIYAVEPKDSAILSGGKPGPHKLQGLGAGFIPGTLDTSIYDEVIQITTEEAFEASRRAAREEGILGGISSGAAISAALKVASELGKGKKVLAIIPDNGERYLSTALYQYDVE, encoded by the coding sequence ATGGTTCGTGTAGCAAATTCAGTTTCCGAATTAGTCGGCCAAACACCGATTGTGAAGTTAAACAGATTAGTTGATCAAAATAGTGCAGATGTCTATTTAAAGCTTGAATATTTTAATCCTGGCAGCAGCGTAAAGGATCGGATTGCCTTAGCGATGATTGAAGCAGCGGAGGAAAAGGGACTTATTAAGCCAGGTGTCGATACGATTATTGAGCCGACAAGTGGTAATACAGGAATTGGACTCGCGATGATTGCCGCAGCGAAGGGGTATAAAGCAGTCTTTGTTATGCCTGAGACGATGAGTTTGGAAAGAAGAAACCTGCTTAAAGCATATGGAGCAGAGCTTGTGCTAACACCAGGTCCTGAGGGGATGAAAGGTGCAATTGCAAAGGCAGAAGAGCTTGTGAAAGAGCATGGATATTATTTGCCGCAGCAATTTGAAAACGAGGCCAATCCAGAGGTTCATAGGAGAACGACAGGCAGGGAAATTGCGGAGCAAATGGATAGCCTTGATGCATTTGTTTCAGGGATTGGAACTGGCGGTACCATTTCCGGTGCTGGTAGCCTCTTACGTGAAAAGTTCCCGGAAGTGAAGATTTATGCAGTAGAGCCAAAGGATTCAGCGATCCTTTCAGGCGGCAAACCTGGTCCACATAAGCTGCAAGGACTTGGTGCAGGATTTATTCCGGGTACATTAGATACAAGTATTTATGATGAAGTGATTCAAATTACGACAGAAGAGGCATTTGAGGCATCTCGCCGTGCGGCAAGGGAAGAGGGTATTCTTGGCGGGATTTCTTCAGGAGCAGCCATTTCCGCAGCCTTAAAGGTGGCGAGTGAGTTAGGAAAAGGTAAAAAGGTGCTCGCGATTATTCCAGATAACGGTGAACGGTATCTAAGTACTGCACTATACCAATATGATGTTGAATAA
- the folP gene encoding dihydropteroate synthase → MITAQEQIQCGPYTLDYSKKTMVMGILNATPDSFSDGGKFNGIERAIEHAKEMEVNGADIIDVGGESTRPGFAAVSLEEELERVIPVIKAISEHVQIPISIDTYKAEVAKQAIEAGAHIINDVWGAKADEQMGKVAAEYNVPIILMHNRRDRNYQVFMRDVINDLYESITMVKNAGVKDEKIILDPGIGFAKDYQENLLMMQNLDKLVMLGYPVLLATSRKRMIGEALDLPVHERLEGTGATVCYGIQKGCQLIRVHDVKEISRMAKMMDAMMGKGVRIG, encoded by the coding sequence ATGATAACAGCTCAAGAACAAATTCAGTGCGGCCCATATACCTTGGACTATTCGAAAAAAACCATGGTTATGGGAATATTAAATGCCACCCCGGATTCCTTTTCGGACGGAGGTAAATTTAATGGAATCGAACGTGCCATTGAACACGCGAAGGAAATGGAAGTGAATGGAGCGGATATCATTGATGTTGGTGGTGAATCCACACGCCCGGGCTTTGCGGCAGTTTCTTTGGAGGAAGAGCTGGAACGGGTAATCCCCGTGATAAAAGCCATTTCTGAACATGTGCAGATTCCTATATCGATTGATACGTATAAAGCAGAGGTGGCAAAGCAGGCTATTGAGGCAGGTGCCCATATCATCAATGATGTATGGGGTGCAAAGGCAGACGAGCAAATGGGAAAAGTGGCGGCCGAATATAATGTGCCAATTATCTTAATGCATAACCGACGTGACCGAAATTATCAGGTTTTCATGCGAGATGTAATCAATGACCTTTATGAAAGCATCACAATGGTGAAAAATGCAGGTGTGAAGGATGAGAAAATTATCCTTGATCCTGGGATTGGCTTTGCAAAGGACTATCAAGAAAACCTGTTGATGATGCAAAACTTAGATAAGCTCGTCATGCTTGGCTATCCTGTACTTTTAGCAACATCCCGGAAAAGAATGATTGGCGAAGCGTTAGATCTCCCTGTCCACGAAAGACTGGAAGGTACAGGTGCAACGGTATGCTATGGTATTCAAAAGGGATGTCAGCTTATCAGGGTTCATGATGTGAAGGAAATCAGCCGAATGGCGAAAATGATGGATGCGATGATGGGAAAGGGTGTCAGGATTGGATAA
- the folB gene encoding dihydroneopterin aldolase: MDKIYVNRMEFYGYHGVFPEETKLGQRFAVDLAVSVDLKKAGETDELEYSINYGELYEVCKEIMEGKPYKLVEAVAENMAATLLKRFSLIYDVTVKVIKPDPPIPGHYQSVAVEITRSR, encoded by the coding sequence TTGGATAAAATCTATGTTAATCGGATGGAGTTTTATGGCTATCATGGTGTTTTCCCGGAGGAAACTAAACTAGGCCAAAGATTTGCTGTTGATTTAGCCGTTTCTGTTGATTTGAAAAAGGCTGGAGAAACGGATGAACTCGAATACTCTATTAATTACGGTGAACTATATGAAGTTTGCAAAGAGATTATGGAGGGCAAGCCCTATAAATTAGTGGAGGCTGTTGCTGAGAATATGGCTGCAACTCTTTTAAAGCGATTTTCCCTTATATACGATGTTACTGTTAAGGTGATAAAGCCGGATCCGCCAATTCCAGGTCATTACCAGTCTGTGGCGGTAGAAATTACAAGGAGTAGATAA